One part of the Thermodesulfovibrio thiophilus DSM 17215 genome encodes these proteins:
- a CDS encoding acetyl-CoA carboxylase carboxyltransferase subunit alpha, with protein MNYYLDFEKPIQELEVKIEELKKLSDGSDIDLTQEIKRLNKKLKELKTEIFSNLTPWQKTQIARHPERPYTLDYISMIFEDFIELHGDRRFGDDPAVVAGIGKIDGNSYAVIGHQKGRTIKERIYRNFGQAHPEGYRKALRIMKLAERFSIPVITMIDTPGAFPGIGAEERGQAEAIANNLMEMSLLKTSLIGVVIGEGGSGGALALSVCDKILMLEHSVYSVISPEGCAAILWKKNSDMGVEEYMKAAEELKLTAQDLKKFEIIDDIIPEPLGGAHREPHEMGKRIKNKIISITMELEKISVEELVKKRYEKFRKIGNFWNSSVRRK; from the coding sequence ATGAACTACTATCTTGATTTTGAAAAACCAATACAGGAACTGGAAGTAAAAATTGAAGAGTTAAAAAAACTCTCTGATGGCAGTGACATTGATCTTACTCAGGAAATTAAAAGACTCAATAAGAAATTAAAAGAGTTGAAAACTGAGATATTTTCAAATCTTACTCCATGGCAAAAAACCCAGATAGCAAGACATCCGGAAAGACCATACACACTTGATTATATTTCAATGATTTTTGAAGATTTTATAGAGCTTCATGGAGACCGTCGTTTTGGTGATGATCCTGCAGTAGTTGCTGGAATTGGTAAAATTGATGGAAATTCATATGCTGTCATAGGACATCAAAAAGGCAGAACAATAAAAGAAAGAATTTATCGCAATTTCGGGCAAGCTCATCCAGAAGGATACAGAAAGGCTTTAAGGATTATGAAGCTTGCTGAACGATTTTCAATACCTGTTATTACAATGATTGATACTCCTGGCGCATTTCCAGGCATAGGTGCTGAAGAAAGAGGTCAGGCTGAAGCAATAGCAAATAATCTCATGGAAATGTCCTTGCTTAAAACATCATTAATTGGCGTTGTTATAGGAGAAGGTGGAAGTGGAGGAGCGTTAGCACTTAGTGTGTGTGATAAAATTTTAATGCTTGAACACTCAGTTTATTCAGTAATATCACCTGAAGGGTGTGCAGCAATACTGTGGAAAAAGAATTCTGATATGGGAGTTGAAGAATACATGAAAGCAGCTGAAGAACTAAAGCTTACAGCTCAGGATTTAAAGAAATTTGAAATTATCGATGATATTATTCCTGAACCACTTGGTGGAGCGCATAGAGAACCTCATGAAATGGGCAAAAGAATTAAAAATAAAATAATCAGCATTACAATGGAACTTGAAAAGATATCAGTAGAGGAACTTGTGAAAAAACGATATGAAAAATTTAGAAAAATTGGTAATTTCTGGAATTCATCCGTACGCAGAAAGTAA
- a CDS encoding RNA ligase partner protein, producing the protein MIEFFRKKRKIVLDTSVFINPDVRGAFGNNPEEAIEEFIKIIKKIEIFEFYLPSSVFKELMYFVDEKKISKEFYFFIRIKSPDKHRTTCPAIFFYELVEEMRIRINKGLRVAEDAVRSVTQKGMDETIKDLRKKYREALREGIIDSKEDVDLIFLSLELKATLVTGDQGLIKWADKLGIEWIVPEKFKDFLLSAYG; encoded by the coding sequence ATGATCGAATTTTTTCGTAAAAAGCGAAAAATTGTTCTTGATACAAGTGTTTTTATAAATCCAGATGTCAGAGGTGCTTTTGGGAACAATCCTGAAGAAGCAATTGAAGAATTTATAAAAATCATCAAAAAAATTGAAATTTTTGAGTTTTATCTGCCTTCTAGTGTTTTTAAAGAATTGATGTATTTTGTAGATGAAAAAAAAATTTCAAAGGAGTTTTATTTTTTCATCAGGATTAAATCTCCAGATAAACATAGAACCACATGTCCTGCAATATTTTTTTATGAACTTGTTGAAGAAATGAGAATTAGAATCAATAAGGGACTCAGAGTGGCAGAGGATGCTGTAAGGAGTGTAACACAGAAGGGAATGGATGAGACAATTAAAGATTTAAGGAAGAAATATAGAGAAGCACTTCGTGAAGGTATTATAGATAGCAAAGAGGATGTTGATTTAATATTTCTATCTTTGGAACTTAAAGCAACGCTTGTAACAGGAGATCAGGGATTGATTAAATGGGCTGATAAGCTTGGAATTGAATGGATTGTTCCTGAAAAGTTCAAGGATTTTTTACTTTCTGCGTACGGATGA
- a CDS encoding tetratricopeptide repeat protein: MSKFLIFLLLIFLTIIGLFAMENKDTVILKVPFGAAYEMPKIGLMLLSLSFGAFFIFIVFFIRDTTNLIGKFQLQKRQKQEEKIKEYYAKALNAIVRDKITEAKEALQEILKEEPEHIDALIRLGDISMKEEDYKTALKYYKKAYELDPKNIISLFSIEGIMEKMNENELALRYIEQIINLEPDNLLAYYKMRIILEKLEKWEDLIALQKKILKLIPEYKKSDEEKRLVGYTYEYGRVSIELGELEQAERVFSTLVKTSPDFIPAYLGLTEVMISEGEVEEAIELLQKSYKDLKSKLLLIRLEDLMISIGDPKRLIQFYLKAINEQPDDIELKFLLGRLYYRLEMIDDAIETLSSIDPAICSTPKLHCIKGFLYLRRNQITRAVSEFKELCPETKVSNLSYICKECKSTFDEWTGRCSVCSTWNSFEVNLRGCEVLK, from the coding sequence ATGTCAAAGTTTTTAATTTTCCTGCTTCTTATTTTCCTGACGATTATCGGACTTTTCGCTATGGAAAATAAAGATACAGTGATTTTAAAGGTACCATTTGGAGCAGCTTATGAAATGCCTAAAATAGGATTAATGCTTCTTTCTCTGAGTTTTGGTGCATTTTTTATTTTTATAGTTTTTTTTATTAGAGACACCACCAATCTTATCGGTAAATTTCAATTGCAAAAAAGGCAGAAACAAGAAGAAAAGATAAAAGAATATTACGCTAAAGCTTTGAATGCAATTGTAAGAGACAAAATTACAGAAGCCAAGGAGGCTCTACAGGAAATATTAAAAGAGGAACCTGAGCATATTGATGCTCTTATAAGGCTAGGCGATATATCCATGAAAGAAGAGGACTATAAAACAGCTCTTAAATATTATAAAAAAGCTTATGAACTTGATCCAAAAAATATAATTTCTCTTTTTTCTATTGAAGGTATAATGGAAAAAATGAATGAAAATGAACTCGCTCTCAGGTATATTGAACAGATTATAAACCTCGAGCCAGACAATTTATTAGCATACTATAAAATGAGAATTATTTTAGAAAAACTTGAAAAATGGGAAGATTTAATTGCTCTTCAGAAAAAAATTCTGAAACTTATACCAGAATATAAAAAATCAGATGAAGAAAAAAGGCTTGTAGGATATACCTATGAATATGGTAGAGTAAGTATTGAGTTAGGAGAACTTGAACAGGCAGAAAGAGTTTTTTCAACGCTTGTCAAGACTTCACCAGATTTTATTCCTGCTTATCTTGGTTTGACAGAAGTGATGATTTCTGAAGGAGAAGTTGAAGAGGCGATTGAATTGCTTCAGAAATCATATAAGGATTTAAAATCAAAACTATTGCTTATAAGACTTGAGGATTTAATGATCAGTATAGGCGATCCAAAGAGACTAATTCAATTTTATCTAAAAGCCATCAATGAACAACCAGATGATATTGAACTCAAATTCCTTCTTGGTAGACTTTATTATCGATTGGAAATGATTGATGATGCTATAGAGACTTTATCTTCAATTGATCCTGCAATATGTTCAACTCCAAAACTCCACTGTATAAAAGGATTTCTTTACTTAAGAAGAAATCAGATTACCAGAGCTGTTTCTGAGTTCAAAGAGTTATGTCCAGAAACAAAGGTATCAAATCTATCATATATATGCAAGGAATGTAAGTCAACTTTTGATGAATGGACTGGAAGATGTTCTGTTTGTAGCACATGGAATAGTTTTGAGGTGAATTTAAGAGGTTGTGAAGTTTTAAAATGA
- a CDS encoding tyrosine-type recombinase/integrase codes for MKSKNSKDGLYLRGNVWWMNFTVNGRHYQKSTGTTDYKTAVKVLEALKARIILNHWIPEQNDQKQTCTFKELAERYSEYCKGRQKSFKAWKFYIIKNLVNRFGSFELTDFNTYTIEQLQTEFLQKGKKPATANRVTAVLAHMFTKANEWGMVDDSILNRIRKVKRLKENNKRLRFLSIEEIQSLLNACDKHIYPIVKVALNTGMRRGEILNLKWDQVDLKHGFILLGNETKNGERREIPLNNTLKELFIHLFTKRRLDTEYVFVNPETGKRFVDIKRSWSTACKKAGIKDFHFHDLRHTFASQLVMNGVDLTTVKELLGHKDIKMTLRYSHLAPEHKQDAVKKLDDFLGQNTPKIAQKST; via the coding sequence ATGAAAAGCAAAAACAGTAAAGACGGCCTTTATCTAAGAGGCAATGTATGGTGGATGAATTTTACAGTAAACGGCAGGCATTATCAGAAATCAACGGGTACTACAGATTATAAAACCGCAGTAAAAGTCCTTGAAGCACTTAAAGCAAGGATAATACTAAACCACTGGATACCTGAGCAGAATGATCAGAAACAAACCTGTACATTTAAAGAACTTGCAGAACGGTACTCAGAGTATTGTAAAGGAAGGCAGAAATCTTTTAAAGCCTGGAAATTCTATATCATAAAAAACCTGGTTAATCGTTTTGGTAGTTTTGAACTTACTGACTTTAACACCTATACCATTGAACAGCTTCAAACTGAATTCCTTCAAAAAGGAAAGAAACCAGCAACTGCCAATCGAGTGACAGCGGTGCTTGCACATATGTTTACAAAAGCCAATGAATGGGGTATGGTTGATGACAGCATCTTAAACCGCATAAGAAAGGTTAAACGGCTTAAGGAAAACAATAAGCGGTTAAGATTTTTGTCAATCGAGGAGATTCAAAGCCTTCTTAATGCCTGTGATAAACACATTTATCCAATAGTAAAAGTTGCACTTAACACAGGAATGCGTAGAGGAGAAATCCTGAACTTAAAATGGGATCAGGTTGATTTAAAACACGGTTTTATCCTGCTTGGCAATGAAACCAAAAACGGCGAAAGAAGAGAAATACCATTAAATAATACTCTTAAAGAACTGTTTATCCATTTGTTTACTAAAAGAAGACTTGATACTGAATACGTGTTTGTTAATCCTGAAACAGGTAAAAGGTTTGTTGACATTAAAAGAAGCTGGTCTACTGCTTGTAAAAAAGCAGGCATAAAAGACTTTCACTTCCACGACTTAAGGCATACTTTTGCAAGCCAGCTTGTTATGAACGGAGTTGATTTAACAACAGTTAAAGAACTGCTTGGACACAAGGACATTAAAATGACCCTTAGATACTCTCACCTGGCACCGGAACATAAACAGGATGCAGTTAAAAAACTGGATGATTTTTTAGGACAAAATACTCCAAAAATCGCTCAAAAAAGTACCTGA
- a CDS encoding helix-turn-helix domain-containing protein, whose translation MASEKLMTPDELAEYLAVSKQTIRLWCHLGKIPFLKAGHLVRFRKPDIDAWLATQSTQKKEKKKKTRKPSIPETSIDKLIREVKKEVGID comes from the coding sequence ATGGCTTCTGAAAAACTAATGACACCGGATGAACTTGCTGAATACCTGGCAGTGTCAAAGCAAACCATAAGGCTGTGGTGTCATCTAGGGAAAATACCCTTTTTAAAAGCCGGGCATCTTGTTAGATTTAGAAAGCCTGATATTGATGCCTGGCTTGCTACTCAATCCACTCAAAAAAAAGAAAAGAAAAAGAAAACAAGAAAACCATCAATACCTGAAACATCAATTGATAAACTTATCCGTGAGGTTAAAAAAGAGGTTGGAATTGATTAA
- a CDS encoding thermonuclease family protein, with translation MKNMRLKLFKIIPAFLFILCFTSLSLAYTITGSVTRVIDGDTFHLLPESGIPQNVKVHKDGTVSVRLRGIDAPEKRQPYGQEAKESLKSLIGGRIVKVEIKDIDRYGRIAGYVFVDGINVNLLQVKRGYAWAYTEYLDRPYASEFYAAEKEARKQKLGLWKQLNPTPPWEWRKKYR, from the coding sequence ATGAAAAATATGCGTTTAAAGCTTTTTAAAATAATACCAGCTTTTTTATTTATATTATGTTTCACATCTTTATCTCTTGCATATACCATTACGGGCAGTGTAACCCGTGTTATTGATGGTGATACATTTCATCTTCTGCCTGAAAGCGGTATTCCTCAGAACGTAAAGGTTCACAAGGATGGCACAGTATCAGTAAGACTCCGTGGAATAGATGCTCCTGAAAAAAGACAGCCTTATGGACAAGAGGCAAAGGAAAGTTTAAAATCTCTTATTGGTGGTAGAATTGTTAAGGTTGAAATAAAAGACATAGACAGATATGGTAGAATTGCAGGTTATGTTTTTGTAGATGGAATAAACGTTAATCTTCTACAGGTTAAACGCGGCTATGCATGGGCATACACTGAGTACCTTGACAGACCATATGCAAGTGAGTTTTATGCTGCGGAGAAAGAGGCAAGAAAACAGAAATTGGGCTTATGGAAGCAGTTAAACCCCACTCCACCATGGGAGTGGAGAAAGAAATATAGATAA